CCCGCTGCTGCCGGTCGTGATGGCGTGCGGCGCCGGTGTTCCGCAGGCCTCGGGCCGCGGGCTCGGGCACACCGGCGGCACCCTGGACAAACTGGAATCGATCCCCGGGTTCACCGCCGAATTGTCCAAAGACCGTATCCGCCGCCAACTTTCCGAGATCGGCGGCGCGATCTTCGCCGCCGGTGAACTTGCCCCCGCCGACCGCAAGATCTACGCGCTGCGGGACATCACCGCCACCGTCGACTCGACGCCACTGATCGCCAGCTCGGTGATGAGCAAGAAGCTCGCCGAGGGGGCGCGCGCCCTGGTGCTCGACGTGAAAGTGGGGCGCGGCGCATTCCTCAAGACCGAGGACGACGCCCGCGAACTGGCGCGCATCATGGTCGATCTCGGCAATGCCGACGGTGTGCCGACGCGGGCCCTGCTCACCGATATGAACTGCCCGCTGGGGCGGACCGTCGGCAATTCCGTCGAGATCACCGAATCGCTGGAGGTGTTGGCCGGCGGTGGCCCGGCCGATGTCGTCGAGCTGACGCTGGCGCTGGCGAGGGAGATGCTCGACGCTGCCGGCGTCGACGGGACCGACCCGGCCGAGACCCTGCGCGACGGCAGCGCGATGGACCGGTTCCGGGCGCTGATCGCCGCCCAGGGTGGGGATCTGAGCCGGCCGCTGCCCCTCGGATCGGCCACCGAGACGGTGACGGCCC
The genomic region above belongs to Mycolicibacterium sp. HK-90 and contains:
- a CDS encoding thymidine phosphorylase, encoding MLSDAAIDWVIDGYTHGRVADEQMSALLMAIFLNGMTVAETTRWTAAMVASGERFDFTDLHRPGSSDRPAALVDKHSTGGVGDKITIPLLPVVMACGAGVPQASGRGLGHTGGTLDKLESIPGFTAELSKDRIRRQLSEIGGAIFAAGELAPADRKIYALRDITATVDSTPLIASSVMSKKLAEGARALVLDVKVGRGAFLKTEDDARELARIMVDLGNADGVPTRALLTDMNCPLGRTVGNSVEITESLEVLAGGGPADVVELTLALAREMLDAAGVDGTDPAETLRDGSAMDRFRALIAAQGGDLSRPLPLGSATETVTAPRGGIMGDLDAMGVAMAAWRLGAGRAQPGEPVQLGAGVRIHRKPGEPVAAGEALFTLYTETPERLPGALAELDGAWTVGDSAPAQRPLIIDRIGTAGGRGQPSD